The DNA sequence GGGGATGGACGAGTTGCTCGCCCAGGTTCCCACGCTGCTCGCTGAGCCGGAGCTGTTGCGCCGGGACGGCGCTGCAGCGGCCAAGCTCGTCGAACATCGCGTCCACGCCGCGGCGCTGGCGTTCAACGTCGTCCCATGGCTCGGCTCGCACGTCGATTCGGGTTACTCCGACGAGGAGATGAAGCTGCGCAACGAGTCGCGCAAGATCCTCGGGCTGCCCGACCTGGCGGTGTCACCCACCTGTGTGCGGGTTCCGGTGATGGCCGGGCATGCGATCCAGGTTCGCGCGACGTTCTCCTCGCCCGTCGACGTGGATCGCGCGACGTCGGTGATGGCCGCGTTCCCCGGCCTCGAGATCGCCGACCTGCCGACCCCCCTCGAGTGGGCGGGTCGCGACGAGGTCGCCGTGGGACGCATCAGGCCGGACCTGACCGACCCTCGCGCGCTCAACTTCTTCGTGGTCGGAGACAACCTGCTCAAGGGCGCCGCGCTCAACACCGTCCAGATCGCCGAGTTGCTCATCGAGCGCGGGGCGGTGTAACCTTCCTCCACAGAGAAGGTTAACCTACCCTTAGTTGTGACGGATCGGTGGGACCGGGTCGCAAGGGGTCGATGTGGAGACGGTTCATGAGGTTGCGGATTCTGGCGGTTGCCCTGCTGTTGCTCGGAGCGTGCAGTGGCGCCGACGAGGGCGTCCGCACGATCGGTAGCGAGTCCGGATCGGGCAGTGGCTCGGCGTCCGGGTCGAGCTCGGCGTCGGGAGTGGAGTCCGAGGGCGCCGCATCCGCTTCGGGTGTCGAGAGCGACGGCGCGTCGTCGTCGGCGAGCGGGTCGTCGTCGGCGAGCGGGGCGTCGTCCGCCGTCGACGACGACGCCGAGGTCGCGTGCGCGCCGCCCAGCGAGCCGTCGGACCAGGCGATCGCGGTCACGCTGACCGAGTGGGAGATCGGCGTGCCGACGCAGGTGCCGTCAGGCACCGTGACCGTCACTGCCGGCAACATCGGTGGCGAGCCCCACGAGGTCGTGATCGTCCGCGCCGACGACCTGGACGGCCTGCCGGTGGCTGACGGACAGGTCCAGGAGGACGAACTGCCCGAGGGCGCGTTCATCGGTGAGATCGAGAGCTTCGCCGCAGGTGATACCTGCTCGGGCACCTTCGAGCTACCACCGGGCGACTACGTCTTCTTCTGCAACATCGTGGAGGAGGAGTCCGATGGCACGCTCGAGAGCCACTATGAGGAGGGCATGCGGACGTCCGTGACGGTCGGCTGACCGGGCTCGGACCGACCCCGCGGCGTCGGTCCGAGCGCGACCACCTCACGGTGGGACGCGTATGGCGCCGCCTGTCGCGTCAGTCGCGGTCGCAGCGGCACGGCATGACCCGGCACCGCGGGCACCCGTCGGCGTATCGCTGCGCGGCCTCGGCCAGGTCCACGCCCGTCAGGTCGGCCAGCGACGCCAACCAGGCCAGCACGTCGGCGAACTCCACGGTGCGGTCCTCGTGTGCCCCACGGAACACCGCGCGCGACAGCTCACCGCACTCCTCGGTGAACCACGCGAACGTCCGCGCCGCCCCGCGCTGGCGGTCGCGTTCGCCGTAGATGGTGCGCATCTGTGCCTGGAATGCGGCGATGTCCATGTGGCGGGAGGTTAGCGCCGACGCGACTCGGGAGCCGGACGGCCGAGGCGGTGGACCGGCTCCCCGGAGCGCGGGATCAGGCGCTGGCTTCGGCCTGCTCCTCGGCGTAGGTCTTCATCTCACCCGACTGGTAGGCGTTCCAGTACTCGCGGAGATCTTCGCGGATCTCCTTCGCGTAGAAGAACAACCCCAGCACGTTGGCCAGTGGCATGAGGAAGATCAGCGCGTCCATGAGCGGCACGACGTTCTCGAGCGCCAGGGAGGCGCCGACCACGACGGCGATCAGGAAGATGATCTGGAACCCGCGCACGACCAGCGTGCTCTCACCGAACAGGTAGTTGGCCGCCTTCACGCCGTAGTACGACCACGAGATCATGGTCGAGAAGGCGAAGAGGATGACCGCGATCGCGAGCACCGACGGGAACCACGGGATCCGTTGCGCGAACGCCTCCGATGTCAGGCTGACGCCCTCCACCTCGTCGCCGGCGCCCTCGTACACGCCGGTGATGACGATGATCAGCGCAGTGGCGCTGCAGATGATGACGGTGTCGATGAACGGCCCCAGTTGGGCGACGAAGCCCTCGCGGATGTGCAGGTCGGTCCTGGCGGACGAGTGGGCGATGGCCGCCGACCCCAGACCGGCCTCGTTGGAGAAGGCCGAGCGCTGGATGCCGACGACGAGCGCACCGATGAAGCCGCCGGCGACGCTGGCGCCGGTCATCGCTCCGGAGAAGATGCGCCAGAGCGCGGTCGGCAACTCGGTGATGTTGAGCACGATGATCACGGCCGCGGCCAGCAGGTAGATGCCCGCCATGAACGGCACCAGCTTCTCGGTGACGCGGGCGATGCTCTTGATGCCACCGATGATCACGATCCCGACGATGGTGGCGAAGATCAACCCGAAGGCCCAGGCGTTGTTGCCGAAGAAGCTGTCCTCGCCGGCGATCTCCAGGAACTGCACGTAGGCCTGGTTGGTCTGGAACATGTTGGCGGCGCCGAGTCCGCCGCCGATGGTCGCCACGGCGAAGAAGGCGGCGACGGCCTTGGCCGCCCAGCTCGGGATCGAAGGGTACTTGTCGCTCAGACGGTCGATGTAGTACATGGGCCCGCCGGATACGTGCCCGTCCTCGAACTCGTTGCGGTACTTCACCCCCAGCGAGCACTCGACGAACTTGGTCGACATGCCGAAGAAGGCGGCGACGACCATCCAGAACGTCGCGCCCGGACCACCGATCGAGACCGCGACTGCGACGCCGGCGATGTTGCCGAGGCCGACCGTCGCCGACAGTGCGGTCATCAGGGCCTGGAAGTGCGTCGTCTCTCCGGGATCGTCAGGGTCGTCGTACGCGCCGCGCGTGACCTCGATCGAGTGCCGGAATCCGCGCAGGTTGATGAACTTGTTGTAGACCGTGAAGAAGATGGCGCCGCCGAACAGCCAGACGACGATCAGCGGGAGCGACGTCTCACCGATCGGGACCGCATAGAACACGACCCCCGCCGCGAACTCGGCGACGGGCCCGAGCGTGTCGTTGACCGCCTTGTCGACGCCACTCTGCTCCTGGCCCGCATGCGCAGCGGGCGCCAGCAGCAGCAGCCAGCCGATCGTCAGCAGACACAGGTTTCCGACACGTCTCATCGACAGCCCCGTTCGTTCGACCGGTGTAGTTCTAACCCGTTCGAACGAATCTGAAAAGGCCTGCTTGCGTCGCATTGCGTCGAGGGTGGCCGTCGGCGTGTCGCCCTCGACCACCGGTTCGACTCTCTGATGTGGTCGGGATGCCGGGATTTGAACCCGGGGCCTCCACGTCCCGAACGTGGCGCGCTAACCAAGCTGCGCTACATCCCGTGTGCGCGTACAGGGTAGCCCGCTCACCCGGCAGGCTCAAAGCGCGAAGGGCTCCTCGGCTCGCACGGGAACCAGGTCCAGGATGCTGGCCTCCGGTCGGCAGGCGAACCGCACGGGTGCGAAGCGCGACGTGCCCAGACCAGCGGAGACGTGAAGCCACATGTGGTCCGCGTAACGCGTCGCGCCGCGCGCCATGTGCAGCGGCAGGTCGCAGTTGTCGACGAGTGCGCCGACGAAGGGCACCCGCACCTGACCGCCGTGGGTGTGACCCGCCAACGTGAGGCCGAACCCCTCGTCGGCGAAGCGATCGACGACGTCCGTGTACGGCGAGTGCACGACGCCCAACCGCAGCGGCAGGGGATCGGGCGGCGGCGCCCAGTCGATCTGCTCCGGGCTGTCGGCGCCGATGTGCGGATCGTCCAGGCCGACGACGTCTATCTCGCCCGCGGACGTCGGCACGGTGATCCGCTCGTTGCGGAGCACGTGCCACCCGGCCTCTTTGAGCCCCACGACCAGCCGCTCGGTGTCGAGCGGCGTTCCCGGGTGTCGGCGCGTGGGTCCCGCGAAGTAGCGCAGCGGATTGCGGACGACCGGCTCATGGCGATCGTTGGAGCCGAGGACGGCGATAGCTGGACGGTCAGCGCTGATCGTCGCGAGCAGGTCCACGGCATCGTCGATCGCGTCGTGATGGCCGAGGATGTCACCGGTCACCACCGCCAGATCGGGCCCGTGCGCGAGGCTGCCGCGGACGAACCGCGCCATCCGCCGGTCGTCGGGGACCAGATGGAGGTCCGAGAGGTGCAGGATCCGGAGCGTGCTGGCGTCCGGTCCGCTCAGAACCGGCAGCGTCCCGTGGCGGAGCACGAACCACCGCCGCTCGATCAGACCCCAGGCCAGGCCGGCGGTCGCGGCGGTCGCGGCCGTCCGGATCAGGCGCCTCATGTCTCAGCCTCCGTCAGCATCGACGGTGTCACTACGGCTCGTCGCGCCCGCCACCGTTGCCGGGCCGGAACTTGAACGGCGAGTCGTCGGTCGTCCCATCCGGATCGAGATCCGGGTCCGGATCCGGCCCGGGACCGGGACCGGGTTGCAGGTTCAACGGGCCCTGCTGTTGTTGCTCCTGCAGCGGATCGGGCGCCTCCTCCTCGGGAGGTTCCTCCACGATACCCACGCCGTCCGAGACGGCGAGGCTCACTGCGCTTCCGAGCTCGAGCTCCTCGCCGGCGGCGGGGCTCTGGCCCACGACGGTGCCCACGGGCGCCCGGTCGGAGACCACCGCGCGCGCCACCGTGAACCCTGCATCGGTGAGCGTCGCCGTCGCCTGGTCGACGTGCATGCCGGTCACCGATGGCACGGGTGCGGCCGGCGGTGGCGGCGGCGGCGGGAAGTCCTCCAGTGGCAGGTCCAGCTCGGCGATCGCCTCGGCCATGAAGCGCTGCCACAGCATCGTCGGTAGGCAACCACCGGTCACCTCGCCGCAGAGCGGGTGCACCAACTTCTCCTGCAACTCGTGTCCCACCCAGGTCGCCACCGACATCTGAGGGATGTACCCGACGAACCAGGCGTCGTAGTAGTCGGTGGTGGTTCCCGTCTTCCCGGCGGCCGGACGGCCGATCTGTCCATTGGCGCTCGCCGTGCCGTTCTCCAACGGGCCGCGCAGCAGGCTGGTGGCCTGGTGCGCCACGTCTTCCTCGATGACCTGCTTGCAGCCGCCGTTCCTGCGGCGCAGCACCTTGCCCGAACGATCCCGGATCTCGCTGACGGCGTGCGGGCGGCACCGCACGCCGTCGTTGGCCAAGGTCGCGAAGGCGCCGGCCATCTCGGCGGGGTAGACCTCCTTCGATCCCAGCACCAGCGAGCAGACCGGGTCGAGGTTGCTGCGGATCCCCATCCGTTTGGCGGTGTCGGCCAGCGCGCTCGGTCCCCCCGCGATGTCCATGAGGTGCAGGAAGTAGGTGTTGCTCGACGTCGCGGTCGCCTGCGGCATCTGCTGGTAGCCGAGGTCGGCATCGCCGTAGTTGCGCACCTCGTACGAGGGGCACTGCGGGGACTCCGACGTGAACGTCGACGTCGACTCGAAGCCGTGCGTGATGGGCACGTCGTGCTCGAGCGCGGTCACGACCTCGAATGCCTTGAACGTCGAGCCGGGCTGGCGCCCCGTCCCGCCGAGCCCCGGGACCGCCGGGTTGACCGTCGTCCGCCGGGGACCGTTGCCGTAGCGCTCCGGTCCGACCGCGGCCGTGAGCATGTCGCCGGTCTTCGGGTCGATCGCCACGATCGATGCGAGCGGATCGGTGCGCGGCTCGTCGAGTAGATCGCGGATGGTGCGTTCGGCGATGCGTTGGAGCCGCAGGTCGAACGTCGTGCGGATCCGCAGACCCTCGTTGAGGACCGTGTTCCAGCGCTTCTGGGGCGAGTCGCCGAGCCGGGCGTCCCGCTCGAGCTCGCGGCGGAGCACGTCCACGAGGAACGGCGAACTGTTCTTCGCGCGGTCGCTCAGCCGCAGGTTCAGTTTGCTACGGGCGGCGCGGCGCGCCTGCCGCCGCGTGATTATGTCCTGCTCGACCATCTGGTCGAGCACGACGGTCCGGCGGGCGAGCGCGTTCTCGGGTTCGTCGACCGGGTTGTTGCGTTCGGGCGAGCGGATGATGCCGGCGAGCAGCGCGGCCTGCGCGAGGTTCAGCTTGCGCACGGGCTTGCGCCAGTAGTACTCGGCGGCGGTGGCGATGCCGTACACGCCGTTGCCGAAGTAGGTGTCGTTGAGGTACATCTCGAGGATCTCGCGCTTGCCCCGGCGCCGCTCGAGCTGGCTCGCGTAGACCGCTTCGGTGATCTTGCGGTTCAGCGACTGCTCCCCGCCGACGACCCGGTTCTTCACCAACTGCTGCGTGATCGTCGATCCACCGCCGGCGATCTCGCCGGAGCTGGCGTTGAGCGCCGCGGCACGCATGATCGCGGACCAGTTGACGCCCTCGTGCTCCCAGAAGCTCTGGTCCTCTGTGGCGAGGACGGCGTTGATGACGTGGTCGGGTACGCGTTGGAGGGAAACCGAGCGCCGGTTCTCGACCTCGAGCGTGGCCAGGCGACGGCCCTCGCGGTCGATGACGACGCTGCGTTCGGGCGGGTCGGCCAGCTCGTCCGGCAGGGGCGGGATGTCGGTGACACGGTCACCGGCCGCATTCACCGCCGCCGCGAGTGCCGCCAACGCGGGCACGCCGAGCAACAGCAGCAGGGCGACGCCCATGGTGACGACCCCCAGGGGCCCGCCGGGAGCTGTGCGGCGTCGGCGACGTGGCCGGCGCCCCGATGGCGTCGGCCTGGGTGGCGGCTGCGTCGGCGCCGGTCGCGGCGCCCCCTGTCGCCGCAGCGGGGGGTCGTACGTCTGCAATCCCATGCGCGTCCTGGACCGTCCGATGGCCGCACGGTCGAAGTCGGGATCATACCGTCCCGGTCGGCGAGCGGGACGTGGCGGAATGGGCAGGTAGGCAGACCACAGCACCCGGCGAGCCGGGACTCCGCAATGGGCGGTCTACGCCGCCGATGGTCGACGCCGGACGGGCGCGTGCTCAGCTCATGGACGTCCAGCGCCGACGTAGTTGGAGCGGTCGATGGAGGTCACGCGAACCGTGTACCCGGTGCGCGGTGCGTCGACCATCTGCCCGTTGCCGATGTAGATGCCGACGTGGTGGATCGGGCTGCCGTAGAACAACAGGTCGCCGGGCTGCAGGTCGCTGTGCGACACCCTGCTGGTCGCGTTGTACTGCATGCCGGAGTTGTGCGGCAGGTAGACGCCGGCCGCCGCCCATGCCGAGCTGGTCAGGCCGGAGCAGTCGTACGAGTCCGGGCCCGAGCCACCCCAGCTGTACGGCTTGTCCAACTGGGCGAGCGCGAACTGCACGGCGGTCGCCGCGTTCCCCGACGCCGCGGCGGGCGCCGGGACCTGTGAGGTCGTCTCGGCCGTGGCCTGCTGCTGACCCGCCTCGCGCGCCTGCTCCTGCTCGAGCCGCTCGACCTCTGCGGCGAGCTCGCCGATGGTGTCCTCTTCGGCCTCGACCTTCTCGCGCGTCCGGTCGCAGCTGCGCTGGGCCTCGGCCTCCGCCTCGGCCGCGGCCTGCTGCGTGGTCTCCAGGACGTCGGCATCGGCGGTCAGGCGGTCGCGTGCGGCGGTGTAGCGCTCGACCGATGTGGTCCGCGCGTCCTGGGTGATGTCGAGCCAGGCGACCCGCTCCGCGTAGTCGGCGAGGCTGCCGGCCGTGACCGACAGGCTGTTCAGCTGGCGGCCGGCGGAGCGGTCCTTATACAGCTGCGCCACGACCTCGCTGTACTCGACGCGCACCGACGCGAGGCGCTTCTCGGTCCGTCGGTAGCGTGTGCGGTTGTCGGCGACGGCCTGGTCGGCGGCCTTGCGTTGCTCCCGCCGCAGGTTGCACTCCTCGATCTGGATCTCCAGCTCGCGGCTGAGCGCGTCGAGTCGTTCCCGTGCCTCGGCGAGCTCCTGCTGTGGCGGCTGGGCCAGGGCCGGATGTCCAACCATGAGCACAACGAGCATGACGATGATGGCAAGTGGTGAGAGGGGCCCTCGCATGACCTGTCGCATGTCGTCGACGAACGTGACGGGCCTCACGTTCGCGCATCAGCGGCGGGCGCACACCTGTCCGATGCTGTCCACACGGGAAGCTTCGGTGGTCAGGGGACCAGTTGATCCGCGATCCATCGCAGGCCGGCGACGTCGTGCACGTCGCTGTCCGCCAGCGGGACCTGGACGAGCACGCCGGGGTCGAGGCCGCGCAGTGCGGCGGTGATGGCGTGCTGCTGCCTGGCCGCCACCTCGCGCGCGTCGAGCGCCAGCTCGACGAGGCCGGCGACGGCCCGCTCGACGTCGTCGTCATGATCCAGGCCGGCTGCGATCGCTGTGAGCTCGTCGGCCGGCGTGGTCGCGAGCGCGCCCGCGGGGGGTGGCGTGACCCTGTTGACGACGACGCCCGCCGTCGGCATCCCGTCGCGGGCGAGCCGGCGGAGGAAGTACGCAGCCTCCCGCAGCGGCGGTGGTTCGGGCGCGCTGACGACGACGAACGCCGAGTCGGGGCGTTGCAGCAGCTGGTAGACCGACTGGGCACGGGACTTGAAGCCGTCGTACATGCCTTCGAACGACTGGAAGAAGTCGGCGAGGTCCTCGAGCACCAACGCGCCTGTGATGCGCGACGCCGCGCGCATGAACAGCCCCGTGCCGACGCCGACGGCGCGGGTCGCGAACCGACCGGCGGTCAGCCCCGGCGTCAGGAACATCTTGAGGAACCGGCCCTCGAGGAAGTCGGTCAGCCGGCGCGGCGCGTCCAGGAAGTCCAGCGCGTTGCGCGTGGGCGGCGTGTCGATGACGATGCAGTCGTACGTGCGGGCCTCGTGCAGGTCGTACAGCTTCTCCATCGCCATGTACTCCTGCGTGCCCGCCAGCGAGGCCGACAGCTGCTGGTAGAAGCGGTTGTCGAGGATCCGCTGCACGCGGTCCGGGCTGGTCGCGTGCCGTTCGACGATCTCGTCGAACGTCCGCTTCATGTCGAGCATCATCGCGTCGAGCCCGACCACGTCGGGCACCGGATGGGCCCTGGTGTCGAGCTGCGACAGCCCGAGTGACTGCGCGAGCCGGCGCGCCGGGTCGATCGTGAGCACGATCGTGCGACGCCCGCGTCCGGCGGCCTCGATCGCCAGCGCCGCTGCCGTCGTGGTCTTGCCGACGCCGCCGGCGCCCGTGCACACGATGACGTGCCGCTCGTCGATCACGGACGACAGTGAGCGCGCCGTGGCCGCGTCCGTCATGCGGTCACGTCCGGCTCGATCGCGGCGGTGATGTGATCCGCCAGCAGCGACACCTCCGTCTCGGCGAACGTCCGGGTGGCCAGGTACGGCAGTTCGAAGACTCCCACGTCGACCCGGTCGCGCAGCGCCGCGCGCATCGTGTCCTGCAGCGCCAGGCGTCGCACGTGGTTGTCCCCGAGCACGCGCAGCGCCGTGATCGATGTGTCATCGTCGATGGCGGTGCCGTCCAGCGTCGACCGCAGCACATCGGCCGCGATGCCGCCCTCGACGACCTTGGCGGCCGCCTCGTCGAACCGGCTGCGCAGCACGCGGTTGGCGATCACCGGGTTCAGCTCGACGCCGAGCCCGGTGAGCGCCTCGGCGCTGTCGGCGGTCTCGGCCACCGGCATCTCCTCGAGCAGCGTCACCAGCTGCAGGCGGAGGCGGTTCGGGTCGCACAGCAGGTCGATCAGCGACTGCGCCTGCTCCCGGATCGGGCCCACGCGGACCAGCTCGGTTGTCGCCTCCGGCGCGCGCAGGAAGTTCACGATCCGCCCCGTCGGCGGCGCGTCGACCACGATCAGGTCGTAGACGAACCGCCCGTCGGGATCCCGGCGCCGCTCCATCTCCTTGACCTTGCCGATCAGCAGCACGTCCTTGATGCCGGGGGCGGCCGTGGTGGCGAACTCGACCGCCGTCGAGTTGACGACCAGCTTGGACAGCCGGCGCGCTCCGTAGAACATCGCCAGGTACTCGGCCAGCGACGCCTCAGGATCGATCGACAGGCCGAACAGGTCCTGTCGGATCTCCCGCTCGTCGAACCCCCACGGCTCCGTGTTGAACAGCGCCCGCATGGTCTGGCGGCCCTCCACCTCGACCAGGCACGTGCGCCGTCCGCTGCGCACGCCGGCGATGGCGAGCGCCGCGGCGACGGTCGACTTGCCGACGCCACCCTTGCCGGTGACCAGCAGCACCCGTGGGTCCAACAGCGCTCTGGCGTCCACTTGGTCGGGAACCTTTCGGCTGGCGGTCGGCTGGGCGGTCACGGTGATCCGCGGCGTGGATCGGGCCGTGTCCAGTGTCGCGCGCCGCACCGGACCTCGCCTCCACGGCCGTCGCCGACGCGTCGGGCCTATAGTTGGGCGGGTGACTGGCAACCGCACCGTGGTACGTCGCCGGTTGCGGGGCCTTGTGCTGCTGACGATGCTGCTCGCGCTCGCGCACACCGCCGCCGCCGCCCAGACCACGGACCCCAAGATCGACATCCTGCAGGTCGACGGCGCGCTCGACGGCACCGTCGCCCGCTACATCGACGACTCCCTCGACATGGCGGCCGCCGAGGACGTCGAGGTGGTCGTGCTGCAGCTGTCGACGCCGGGCACGCTCGACGTGCCGGTCGAGCGCTTCACGGACGCGATCCGCTCCAGCCCGGTGCCGGTCGTGGTGTGGGTCGGCCCGCCCGGCGCCAGGGTGACCGGCGGGGGCGTGCAGGTGGCCGCCGCCGCCGACGTGCTGGCGCTGGCACCCGGCGCCGTCCTCGGAGGTGCCGTGCCGGCGGATCTCGGCGACGATCCGACCCCGGCGGACCGCGACCGGATCGCGGCGACGCTGACCGGGCTGGCCAGCGAGCGCGGCCGCGACGCGACACTGCTGTCCGCGTTCGCCACGGATGACGCCGCCGTCGTCGTGACCCCCGACCCGTCGACCGCGCTCAGCGACGACGCGGCACTCCCGGTGGCCGTCGACCCCGACCGGGTCGAGGTGCTGGACGAGCAGCGCGCGCTCGCGGACGGACCCGCCGACGTCGTCGCAGGGACCCTCCCCGAGCTGCTGTCGCAGCTCGACGGCCTGGACGTCGACCGCGTGGACGGCTCGTCGACGCGCCTGACGGTTGATCCGACCACCTCGACGATCCGCTTCAACAACCAGGACCTGCTCGGTCGTCTGCTGCACACGGTGTCGACACCCACCCTGGCCTACCTGCTGCTGGTCGGTGGGATCGTGTGCCTGCTGTTCGAATGGTTCCAGCCGGGGTTCGGTGTCGCGGGCATCAGTGGTGGCGTGCTCGCCGCCCTCGGCGTGTACGGCATGACCGTGCTGCCGACCCAGTGGTGGGCGTTCGCGCTGGTCGTCGCAGGTCTGGTCCTGCTGGCGCTCGACCTGGCGATCGCGTCGCTCGGTCCGGTGACGGTGGCCGGAGCGGCCGCGCTCGCGGCCGGCTCCTGGTGGCTGTACGCGGGGCCCGGTGCGTTGCAGCTCGGCGGTTGGCTGGTCGCTGTCACGGTTGCGTCCGTCGTCATCTTCTTCGTCTTCGTCATGACGACCGTCCTCCGCGCCCAGGGCATGCAGACGCGGGCGGGCATGCAGGCGGTCATGGGCAAGGTCGGGGTCGTTCGCTCCGTGCTCAATCCGCAGGGCCATGTGTTCGTCGGCGGCGCGCTGTGGCGGGCACAGGCACCGCAGGGGCAAGGCCAGGTGCGCACGGGCGCCCAGGTGCAGGTCACGGGCATGGCCGACGAGCTCACGCTCCTGGTCGAACCGGTCGACACCGACGAACGGCAGCGCCAGCACGAGGTCGAGCGCGCCTGAGGCGGGCCGTCCGGCGTCGAGCGGCGTGCCCGGCGCACGGGCCGCCAGGCACCGGCGCGTGCGACCTGTCGCGGACGTGCGCTAGCGTCCCGGCTGATCCGCCGCCGACCAGAAGGGCCTGCGCCATGCAGCAGTGGGAGTACGCCACGGCACCGCTCATCAGCCACGCGCTCCAGGAGATCCTCAACAACTGGGGTGAGGAGGGCTACGAGCTCGTCACCGTCGTCGACAACGTCGCGTACTTCAAGCGGCCGAAGCAGTGAGCGACCACGCCGCCGCCGCCGGTCCGAGCCGTCGGCTGGCCGAGCTGGGTGTCACGCTGCCCGACGCGCCCGCGCCGGCAGCGGCCTACGTCGGTCACGTGGTCGACGGTGGCCTGATCTACACCGCCGGTCAGCTGCCGCTGGACGGTGGCGCGCTGCTGGCCGAGGGACGCGTCGGCGACACGGTCGACCTCGCGACGGCGCAACGGTGCGCGCGGCAGTGCGCGGTGAACGTGCTCGCGCAGGTCGTCGCCGCCGGTCACCGCCTCGAGGATGTGCGGCGCATCGTGAAGCTGACCGTGTTCGTCGCCAGTGCGGCGGGGTTCACCGACCAGCATCTGGTCGCCAACGGCGCGTCGGAGTTCCTCGGCGACGTCTTCGGCGACGTCGGGCGTCACGCACGGTCCGCGGTCGGCGTCGCACTGCTTCCACTGGGCAGTCCCGTCGAGATCGAGGCGCTGATCGCGGTCGGCGGCTGACCGTCGGCTGACGAGGCGCGGGCGGGCTGGTGAACGGCGCGGAGGCGCTGATGCGCACCCTCGTCGCCAACGGCGCCGAGGTCTGCTTCACGAACCCTGGAACCTCGGAGATGCACTTCGTCGCCGCGCTGGACGCGGTGCCACAGATGCGCGCCGTGCTCGCTCTGTTCGAGGGCGTCGCCACCGGCGCTGCGGACGGCTACGCACGGATGACGGGCGGGCCGGGCACCACCCTGCTGCACCTCGGACCGGGACTCGGCAACGGACTGGCCAACCTGCACAACGCCCGGCGCGGTGGCGTGCCGGTCGTGGCGATCGTCGGCGACCACGCCTCCTGGCACCGGGGCCGGGGCGCACCACTGGACTCCGACATCGCAACCGTGGCACGCAACGTGTCGACGTGGGTCCGAACGACGGCGTCGCCGGCGGACGTCGGCGACGACGTGGCCGCCGCGGTCACCGCGGCGCTGGGGCCACCCGGACAGGTCGCCACGTTGATCGTGCCCGCCGACGTCAGCTGGACCGACGGCGCCGCAGCGGGGTCGTCCGGCAGCGCACGACCCGTGCGTCCGTCCGTCGACGACGACCGTGTGGTCGCCGCGGCGCAGGCCCTGCGATCCGGTGCGCCCGCGCTGCTGCTGCTCGGTGGCTCGGTGCCCGCCGACGCGGCGGCGCGGGCCGCCGCGCAGCGTGTGGCCGCGGCGAGCGGTGCGCGCGTGCTCGCCGAGGTGTTCCCCACCCGCCAGGTCCGCGGCGCAGGCGTCGCTCCGCTCGAGCGCCTCGCCTACTTCCCCGAGCAGGCGCTCGCCCAGCTCGACGGCCTGGGCCGGATGATCCTCGTCGAGGCACCCGAGCCCGTGTCGTTCTTCGCCTACCCCGATCACGACGGGCGGCTGGTCGGCGACGACTGCATCGTCCACACGCTGGCCGCCGTGGGGGAGGACGGTCCGGCCGCGCTCGCGGCACTGGCCGCCGCCCTCGGGGCGGACGATGCGTCCGGCGCCGGCGCACCGGCCGGCTCGGACACCCGGCGACCCGACCCGCCGTCCGGACCGCTGCACGGCGCTGCGGTGGCGGCCGCCGTCGGCGCGCTGCTACCGGAGGGTGCCGTCGTGTCCG is a window from the Euzebyales bacterium genome containing:
- a CDS encoding ArsA-related P-loop ATPase, with amino-acid sequence MTDAATARSLSSVIDERHVIVCTGAGGVGKTTTAAALAIEAAGRGRRTIVLTIDPARRLAQSLGLSQLDTRAHPVPDVVGLDAMMLDMKRTFDEIVERHATSPDRVQRILDNRFYQQLSASLAGTQEYMAMEKLYDLHEARTYDCIVIDTPPTRNALDFLDAPRRLTDFLEGRFLKMFLTPGLTAGRFATRAVGVGTGLFMRAASRITGALVLEDLADFFQSFEGMYDGFKSRAQSVYQLLQRPDSAFVVVSAPEPPPLREAAYFLRRLARDGMPTAGVVVNRVTPPPAGALATTPADELTAIAAGLDHDDDVERAVAGLVELALDAREVAARQQHAITAALRGLDPGVLVQVPLADSDVHDVAGLRWIADQLVP
- a CDS encoding ArsA-related P-loop ATPase produces the protein MDARALLDPRVLLVTGKGGVGKSTVAAALAIAGVRSGRRTCLVEVEGRQTMRALFNTEPWGFDEREIRQDLFGLSIDPEASLAEYLAMFYGARRLSKLVVNSTAVEFATTAAPGIKDVLLIGKVKEMERRRDPDGRFVYDLIVVDAPPTGRIVNFLRAPEATTELVRVGPIREQAQSLIDLLCDPNRLRLQLVTLLEEMPVAETADSAEALTGLGVELNPVIANRVLRSRFDEAAAKVVEGGIAADVLRSTLDGTAIDDDTSITALRVLGDNHVRRLALQDTMRAALRDRVDVGVFELPYLATRTFAETEVSLLADHITAAIEPDVTA
- a CDS encoding NlpC/P60 family protein, which translates into the protein MRPVTFVDDMRQVMRGPLSPLAIIVMLVVLMVGHPALAQPPQQELAEARERLDALSRELEIQIEECNLRREQRKAADQAVADNRTRYRRTEKRLASVRVEYSEVVAQLYKDRSAGRQLNSLSVTAGSLADYAERVAWLDITQDARTTSVERYTAARDRLTADADVLETTQQAAAEAEAEAQRSCDRTREKVEAEEDTIGELAAEVERLEQEQAREAGQQQATAETTSQVPAPAAASGNAATAVQFALAQLDKPYSWGGSGPDSYDCSGLTSSAWAAAGVYLPHNSGMQYNATSRVSHSDLQPGDLLFYGSPIHHVGIYIGNGQMVDAPRTGYTVRVTSIDRSNYVGAGRP
- a CDS encoding NfeD family protein, with product MTGNRTVVRRRLRGLVLLTMLLALAHTAAAAQTTDPKIDILQVDGALDGTVARYIDDSLDMAAAEDVEVVVLQLSTPGTLDVPVERFTDAIRSSPVPVVVWVGPPGARVTGGGVQVAAAADVLALAPGAVLGGAVPADLGDDPTPADRDRIAATLTGLASERGRDATLLSAFATDDAAVVVTPDPSTALSDDAALPVAVDPDRVEVLDEQRALADGPADVVAGTLPELLSQLDGLDVDRVDGSSTRLTVDPTTSTIRFNNQDLLGRLLHTVSTPTLAYLLLVGGIVCLLFEWFQPGFGVAGISGGVLAALGVYGMTVLPTQWWAFALVVAGLVLLALDLAIASLGPVTVAGAAALAAGSWWLYAGPGALQLGGWLVAVTVASVVIFFVFVMTTVLRAQGMQTRAGMQAVMGKVGVVRSVLNPQGHVFVGGALWRAQAPQGQGQVRTGAQVQVTGMADELTLLVEPVDTDERQRQHEVERA
- a CDS encoding RidA family protein, with the protein product MSDHAAAAGPSRRLAELGVTLPDAPAPAAAYVGHVVDGGLIYTAGQLPLDGGALLAEGRVGDTVDLATAQRCARQCAVNVLAQVVAAGHRLEDVRRIVKLTVFVASAAGFTDQHLVANGASEFLGDVFGDVGRHARSAVGVALLPLGSPVEIEALIAVGG